The following proteins come from a genomic window of Rhodoligotrophos sp. CJ14:
- a CDS encoding ABC transporter ATP-binding protein, protein MSLLLEIRDLYHNFGGVMAADGLTLRVEQGTAHGLIGPNGAGKTTAFNLITGNYYPSAGQILFEGKNISRLPSHKRAKLGIARTFQTPRLFEDMTALETVLAGRFIHGEIGLVGSMFRGPTKWGEERRNREKAWTILERVGLKDQAMTLARNLSYGHRRQLEIGRALALEPKLLLLDEVAAGINPVETKQIEILIREIVASGVTVLLVEHDMPFVMGLCHDLTVMSFGKTIAEGTPKDIQSNEKVIEAYLGKSARNRLEEGSH, encoded by the coding sequence ATGAGCCTCCTCCTCGAAATCCGTGATCTCTATCACAACTTCGGCGGCGTCATGGCCGCGGACGGCCTGACCCTACGCGTCGAGCAAGGCACTGCCCATGGTTTGATCGGCCCCAATGGCGCGGGCAAGACCACCGCGTTCAACCTGATCACCGGCAATTACTATCCATCCGCGGGCCAGATCCTCTTCGAAGGAAAAAACATCAGCCGGCTTCCCTCTCATAAACGGGCAAAGCTGGGGATCGCGCGAACCTTCCAGACGCCGCGGCTCTTCGAAGACATGACAGCACTGGAGACGGTGCTGGCCGGCCGCTTCATCCACGGCGAGATCGGGTTGGTGGGAAGTATGTTCCGCGGCCCCACCAAATGGGGCGAGGAGCGCCGCAATCGCGAGAAGGCTTGGACCATTCTCGAACGCGTGGGGCTGAAGGATCAGGCAATGACGCTCGCCCGTAATCTCTCCTATGGCCACAGGCGCCAATTGGAGATCGGCCGCGCATTGGCGCTCGAACCGAAGCTGTTGTTGCTGGACGAGGTGGCGGCCGGCATCAATCCGGTTGAGACAAAACAGATCGAAATCCTCATCCGCGAAATTGTCGCGTCCGGTGTGACCGTGCTGCTTGTTGAGCACGATATGCCCTTCGTGATGGGCCTTTGTCACGACCTCACCGTGATGAGTTTCGGCAAGACCATAGCGGAAGGCACGCCGAAGGATATTCAGAGCAATGAAAAGGTAATCGAGGCCTATCTCGGCAAATCTGCCCGCAACAGGCTCGAAGAGGGTTCACATTGA
- a CDS encoding hydantoinase/oxoprolinase family protein, translating into MSRFLSVDIGGTHTDLIYIDEAAGRVSVAKVPTTPENQAEGLFNGTQELGIALADVDLVIHGTTVATNAVIERKGARCGLITTEGFRDVLELRRRDRPHTFGLTGTFQPLIERSFRREVKERVSAEGEILHAVDPSQVREVAEGLLADGAEVLVICFMNAYANPGNERAAYEAVKEFWPNDYIAVSSQILPAIREFERTSTTVVSGYVQPLLSRYFRRLTDRLQQYGYKRDLLIVQSNGGLMSAEVAPRLAANTILSGPAGGATAAAAIAHEMGLKDVVSADVGGTSLDICLIRGGQPSLTQQKALEFGIPLATPMLDIDAVGAGGGSLAWIDKTGILQIGPESAGSDPGPACYGRGTQPTITDAALVTGLLDPETAIGQKHGRQMNPELSRKAIDEKVGGPLKLDTLAAAEAILTVGGHKVSGHLRRRLVERGHDPRAFSLVAFGGAGPLFANRILRQVGLARAIIPYFPGITSALGCLLGQLRHDFVRTVNYDLAALDPASLREVYEAYEREGHTLLAEEGVEDKDVQVRLGADMAYRGQTHTIQVAFPEDMPLTREAIRNAFDAAYRERFSVLLDRSGVILVNVRLTVSSAHRPPRLSELIEAPDSASEVKPTKTQPVFFDGQWHEASVFDRFALPRGASVAGPAILSQPDATTFVEPGFRAVVHDSLNIIVEAAS; encoded by the coding sequence ATGTCACGATTTTTGAGTGTCGACATCGGCGGCACGCACACGGATCTGATCTATATCGACGAGGCAGCGGGACGTGTCTCGGTGGCGAAAGTTCCGACCACGCCTGAAAACCAGGCGGAGGGTCTGTTTAACGGCACCCAGGAGCTCGGGATTGCGCTCGCGGATGTAGACCTCGTCATCCACGGCACGACGGTGGCCACGAACGCGGTGATCGAGCGCAAAGGCGCCCGCTGTGGTCTCATCACCACCGAGGGGTTCCGTGACGTGCTGGAACTGCGGCGTCGCGATCGGCCGCACACATTCGGCCTCACCGGCACCTTTCAGCCGCTTATCGAGCGATCCTTTCGGCGAGAGGTCAAGGAGCGCGTCAGCGCCGAGGGCGAGATCCTGCACGCGGTCGATCCATCTCAGGTCCGAGAGGTTGCGGAGGGACTGCTGGCCGATGGTGCTGAAGTCCTGGTGATCTGCTTCATGAACGCCTATGCAAATCCCGGTAACGAGCGCGCGGCCTATGAGGCAGTGAAGGAGTTCTGGCCGAACGATTATATCGCGGTCAGCTCCCAGATTCTGCCCGCCATCCGTGAGTTCGAGCGCACCAGCACCACCGTGGTGAGCGGCTATGTTCAGCCCTTGCTGTCTCGCTACTTCCGGCGCCTCACCGACAGGCTGCAGCAATATGGCTATAAGCGCGACCTTTTGATCGTGCAGTCCAACGGCGGGTTGATGAGCGCTGAGGTGGCGCCAAGGCTCGCCGCGAACACGATCCTTTCCGGCCCTGCCGGCGGGGCGACCGCGGCGGCCGCCATTGCCCACGAGATGGGGCTGAAGGATGTCGTCTCGGCCGATGTCGGGGGCACGAGCCTCGATATCTGCCTCATACGCGGCGGCCAGCCTTCGCTCACCCAGCAAAAGGCGCTGGAATTCGGCATTCCCCTGGCCACCCCGATGCTCGACATCGATGCCGTGGGCGCCGGAGGTGGCAGTCTTGCATGGATCGACAAGACCGGCATCCTGCAGATCGGGCCGGAAAGCGCGGGCTCTGATCCTGGACCTGCTTGCTATGGCCGGGGCACGCAGCCAACCATCACCGATGCAGCCTTGGTGACGGGATTGCTCGACCCGGAGACGGCGATTGGCCAAAAACATGGCCGTCAAATGAACCCGGAATTGTCGCGCAAGGCGATCGACGAAAAGGTGGGCGGACCACTCAAGCTCGACACTCTGGCGGCAGCCGAGGCAATTCTGACAGTCGGCGGTCACAAGGTCTCGGGCCATTTACGCCGGCGCCTTGTGGAGCGTGGTCATGATCCTCGCGCCTTCTCGCTGGTGGCCTTCGGCGGCGCTGGCCCCCTCTTTGCAAACCGCATTCTGCGGCAAGTGGGGCTGGCGCGCGCAATAATCCCCTATTTCCCCGGGATTACATCTGCGCTCGGATGCCTGCTGGGTCAGCTCCGGCACGACTTCGTGCGGACCGTGAATTACGATCTGGCCGCGCTCGACCCCGCAAGCCTGCGCGAGGTTTACGAGGCTTACGAGCGGGAAGGGCATACATTGCTTGCCGAGGAGGGCGTCGAGGACAAGGACGTGCAGGTCCGGCTCGGTGCGGATATGGCCTATCGTGGGCAGACGCATACGATACAGGTGGCCTTCCCCGAGGACATGCCGCTGACGCGGGAGGCGATCCGCAATGCTTTCGATGCCGCCTACCGTGAACGCTTCAGTGTGCTGCTCGACCGGTCGGGCGTGATCCTGGTCAATGTGCGGCTGACCGTGTCCAGCGCCCATCGACCACCGCGCCTGTCCGAGTTGATTGAGGCGCCAGATTCCGCTTCAGAGGTCAAACCGACCAAAACGCAGCCGGTCTTCTTCGACGGCCAGTGGCACGAAGCGTCCGTCTTTGACCGCTTTGCCTTGCCGCGTGGAGCATCGGTCGCAGGACCCGCGATCTTGTCCCAGCCGGATGCCACGACCTTCGTCGAGCCCGGCTTCCGGGCGGTGGTCCACGATAGCCTGAACATCATAGTCGAGGCAGCGTCATGA
- a CDS encoding hydantoinase B/oxoprolinase family protein, whose product MSEIDPVTLAVIKGGLDQIAEEMDAVIAASAISPVIADAWDRASGIYDGVTGEVIVQGTTGILLFTTVMQHTVQEVIKRHDPASMKPGDVYVINDPYMGGTHTMDVKFVRPYFHDGKVVFFLANTGHWPDVGGMTPGGFTPVATEIYQEGLRLPPVKIYDGGELNQGLLEVMLLNMRVSEDRYGDMAAQINALDIGVKRLDELIAMHGKDTVLGATVELKRRSEALMRSHIESIPDGTYHFSDVLDSDGVEEGELLIDLVMTVKGSEITFDLSGSSKACRGPFNSPISCTVTGLMIAMNHVFWDVPINSGCFVPFHIIVPRGSMLNPEPPSSCSGCTTETTQRLIGVVMGALAQAIPDKVPACAFGTGTNIGIGGLSPSRGRYATVFFFGGGYGGHGDGDGLTNGSTLVSSSRNSSLEVLEQTVPILFSRYEVREGSAGDGQFRGGLGVEVAFTLRDGEATITLVGDRGARGPYGLQGGEAGLPARHTFYAAGEAITPAHLTKIDRFRVKAGDGAHLRTPGGGGWGDPAKRDRNARETDKRNGYC is encoded by the coding sequence ATGAGCGAGATCGATCCCGTGACCCTGGCCGTCATCAAGGGCGGCCTCGATCAAATCGCGGAAGAAATGGATGCCGTCATCGCTGCCTCCGCCATCTCCCCGGTGATCGCGGACGCCTGGGACCGGGCGAGCGGCATCTATGACGGGGTGACAGGGGAGGTGATCGTTCAAGGCACCACCGGCATCCTTCTGTTCACGACCGTGATGCAGCACACCGTCCAAGAGGTGATTAAGCGCCACGATCCGGCCAGCATGAAGCCGGGCGACGTCTATGTGATCAACGACCCCTATATGGGCGGCACGCACACCATGGATGTAAAATTTGTGCGCCCCTACTTTCACGACGGCAAAGTCGTCTTCTTCCTGGCCAATACCGGTCACTGGCCGGATGTCGGCGGAATGACCCCCGGCGGCTTCACGCCGGTCGCGACCGAGATCTACCAGGAAGGCCTGCGGCTTCCCCCGGTGAAGATCTACGATGGTGGCGAGCTGAACCAGGGCCTGCTCGAGGTCATGCTGCTCAACATGCGGGTGAGCGAAGACCGCTATGGTGACATGGCGGCTCAGATCAACGCGCTGGACATTGGCGTCAAGCGGCTGGACGAGCTCATCGCCATGCATGGCAAGGACACCGTCCTTGGTGCCACTGTGGAGCTGAAGCGGCGCTCGGAAGCGCTTATGCGTTCCCATATCGAGAGTATTCCAGACGGCACATATCACTTCTCCGACGTGCTCGACAGTGACGGAGTGGAAGAGGGCGAGTTGCTGATCGATCTGGTCATGACGGTGAAGGGTTCGGAGATCACTTTCGATCTGTCAGGGAGCTCGAAAGCTTGCCGGGGGCCTTTCAACAGCCCGATCAGTTGTACGGTCACCGGGCTCATGATCGCCATGAACCATGTGTTCTGGGACGTGCCGATCAATTCCGGCTGCTTCGTGCCTTTTCATATCATCGTGCCGCGGGGCTCGATGCTCAATCCGGAGCCGCCGAGCTCCTGTAGCGGCTGCACCACCGAGACGACCCAACGGTTAATCGGTGTCGTGATGGGGGCGCTGGCCCAAGCGATCCCGGACAAGGTGCCGGCTTGCGCCTTCGGCACGGGGACGAATATCGGAATCGGGGGCCTTTCGCCCAGCAGGGGCCGTTACGCGACCGTCTTCTTCTTTGGCGGCGGCTATGGTGGGCATGGTGACGGCGACGGACTGACGAACGGGTCAACGCTCGTCTCCTCATCTCGGAACAGCTCGCTCGAAGTCCTGGAGCAGACCGTGCCGATCCTGTTCAGCCGGTATGAGGTCCGCGAAGGCTCGGCGGGCGATGGACAATTCCGCGGCGGGCTCGGGGTCGAGGTCGCATTCACCCTCCGTGATGGCGAAGCCACGATCACGCTGGTCGGCGATCGGGGCGCGCGCGGTCCCTACGGGCTCCAGGGTGGCGAGGCTGGCTTGCCGGCGCGGCACACGTTCTATGCGGCGGGAGAGGCAATCACACCCGCCCATTTGACAAAGATCGACCGGTTTCGGGTGAAGGCCGGGGATGGCGCTCATCTGCGTACACCTGGCGGCGGTGGCTGGGGCGATCCCGCCAAGCGGGACCGAAACGCGCGCGAGACCGACAAGCGCAATGGCTACTGTTGA
- a CDS encoding hotdog fold domain-containing protein, translating into MTTDLSAYEASIEIRVDSHYSNHVVSLGTIVELFGMAGTKLAYLLDGDGGFMRAMDKVEFLAPAYEGDYLKVTAKLVSVGRTSRKRQYECWCVARTFGIGTEPSHGEVLETPILIAKAEGVTVTPIEFQRTTPVALRADS; encoded by the coding sequence GTGACCACGGATCTGAGCGCCTATGAGGCCAGCATCGAAATCCGCGTCGACAGCCACTATTCGAACCACGTCGTGTCGCTCGGAACCATTGTCGAGCTGTTCGGGATGGCTGGCACGAAGCTCGCCTATCTGCTCGATGGCGACGGTGGTTTCATGCGCGCCATGGACAAGGTGGAGTTCCTCGCTCCCGCCTACGAGGGCGACTACCTCAAGGTGACGGCGAAGCTCGTCTCGGTCGGGCGAACGTCCCGCAAGCGCCAGTATGAATGCTGGTGCGTCGCGCGGACCTTCGGAATTGGCACTGAGCCCTCCCATGGCGAGGTTCTCGAAACTCCCATTCTCATCGCAAAAGCTGAGGGGGTGACGGTGACCCCCATCGAGTTTCAGCGCACCACGCCGGTCGCGCTGCGGGCAGACAGCTGA
- a CDS encoding hydantoinase B/oxoprolinase family protein, translating to MTAPSIVDQQIIGRALHAVAEEMGINLLRNAFSSIVREAKDMSTALFDANGVLIAQPDHIPILLSAMTTAIGACLQRFDPDQMTEDTVLVTNDPYRGCHHLNDIALFMPVFAEGKRIAFVGSIAHHIDVGGAAPGILPHASEIYEEGKIIPPTRMRLEKGRFPALFEQLITANVRVPDETMGDLNAQLVALFSGRSRLQSLAKRYGVETICSTMTSLVAASESVMTATLEAMDDFDVEGSAWLDDDGIGGPPMVVRTRLTKTGGKLIIDFAGTDDQRPCMMNANLSSTLGAVWTIIRQVLGAGIEMWHNAGAVRPIEVRVPEGSFLNPVPPASVHGRIITAYRVYDAVMDALQKAIPERVMATGFNSSICLAISRMREGRFDIFVEVLSGGWGGRNGSDGPSALPFPLSNCSNAPTEYVERQFPFLRIRSYGLEPNSAGAGKWRGGAGEVREYDVLEDNVLVTVFTDRFKYGAPGALGGENGLPGRIEVERGNELIPLSSKTGFMLKAGDRLRMVGGGGGGYGLASERAESASLADRVSGLVAVAEPAM from the coding sequence ATGACCGCGCCCAGTATCGTCGACCAGCAGATCATCGGCCGTGCCTTGCACGCTGTTGCCGAAGAGATGGGGATCAACCTCCTGCGCAATGCCTTTTCCTCGATCGTGCGCGAGGCAAAGGACATGTCGACGGCCCTGTTCGATGCCAATGGCGTGCTCATTGCCCAGCCCGATCATATCCCGATCCTGCTCAGCGCGATGACGACGGCCATTGGTGCATGCTTGCAGCGGTTCGATCCGGATCAGATGACCGAAGATACCGTGCTGGTCACCAACGATCCCTATCGCGGCTGTCATCATCTCAACGACATTGCGCTTTTCATGCCGGTCTTTGCCGAGGGCAAACGCATCGCTTTTGTCGGCTCGATCGCCCATCATATCGACGTAGGTGGCGCTGCCCCGGGCATCCTTCCGCATGCCTCAGAAATCTATGAGGAAGGCAAGATCATACCGCCAACGCGGATGCGGCTCGAGAAGGGTCGGTTTCCCGCGCTTTTCGAACAGCTCATCACCGCGAATGTGCGCGTGCCCGACGAGACCATGGGCGATCTGAATGCCCAGCTCGTTGCCTTGTTCTCTGGACGGAGCCGATTGCAGTCCCTGGCGAAGCGCTATGGCGTCGAGACGATCTGCTCGACCATGACATCGCTGGTCGCGGCCTCTGAAAGCGTCATGACGGCGACGCTGGAGGCCATGGATGATTTCGACGTGGAGGGCAGCGCCTGGCTCGATGATGATGGCATTGGTGGGCCGCCGATGGTGGTCCGGACGCGGCTGACGAAGACCGGCGGCAAGCTCATCATCGACTTCGCGGGAACGGATGATCAGCGCCCCTGCATGATGAATGCGAACCTCTCATCGACCCTGGGTGCCGTCTGGACCATCATTCGCCAGGTTCTCGGGGCGGGCATAGAGATGTGGCACAATGCCGGCGCTGTGCGCCCGATCGAGGTGCGCGTTCCCGAAGGGTCGTTCCTGAACCCGGTGCCGCCGGCCAGTGTCCACGGCCGGATCATTACCGCTTACCGCGTCTATGATGCAGTCATGGACGCCTTGCAAAAGGCAATTCCCGAGCGGGTCATGGCGACCGGCTTTAATTCCTCCATCTGCCTTGCCATCAGCCGCATGCGTGAGGGCCGCTTCGACATTTTCGTCGAGGTGCTTTCCGGCGGCTGGGGAGGGCGCAATGGCAGCGACGGGCCGAGCGCCTTGCCTTTCCCGTTGAGCAATTGCTCCAACGCGCCGACCGAATATGTCGAGCGGCAATTCCCGTTTTTGCGGATCCGCAGCTATGGTCTCGAGCCGAACTCCGCTGGCGCCGGAAAATGGCGCGGCGGGGCCGGCGAGGTCCGGGAATATGACGTTCTCGAGGACAATGTTCTCGTCACCGTTTTCACCGACCGGTTCAAATATGGAGCGCCGGGCGCTCTGGGAGGCGAGAACGGCTTGCCGGGCCGCATTGAGGTGGAGCGCGGGAACGAGCTCATTCCGCTCTCCTCTAAGACAGGCTTCATGCTCAAGGCGGGTGATCGACTGCGGATGGTCGGTGGCGGCGGCGGCGGATACGGACTGGCCAGTGAGCGGGCGGAAAGCGCCTCGCTTGCGGACCGAGTTTCGGGGCTGGTGGCCGTTGCAGAACCGGCGATGTGA
- a CDS encoding hydantoinase/oxoprolinase family protein translates to MRVGIEIGGTFTDLIAVSDNGEIESAKALSTPSNPALGALDALLRWRPDASGVKSLVHGSTVATNAVIERKGALTALLVTEGHRDILEIQRHEKSDIFDMHYTSPVPLVPRQWSIEVRERLDAAGQVVTPLALDARLETEIERLVERDGISSIAICLLHSYLNADHELALESWLRDRFPGLQVSLSSVINPEYREYERASTTVMSAYLRPVVAGYMGDVQRLMRENGLEGNIQIMQSSGGIIPIEAAREKAVNVVLSGPAAGVVGAVFMGGLAGVRDFITLDMGGTSTDVCLVRDLQATLSYDNKVDGLPVRAPTFDIQVVGAGGGSIAAVDPAGYLRVGPRSAGADPGPCCYGRGGTEPTTTDATALMGILRPHRFFGGNLELRLDLAREAVETLAQALSLPTLDVAEGIRRIANANMTETIRLISIERGHNPRDFAILAFGGAGGLHACEVAEELMIDTVVVPEHQGVLSALGLLASDFTLDLVKSHPVDEDRIDLDVLASTFASLEDAARSEFGRYGLDTSDILITPSIDIRYRGQASELNVPIADGLINTAAPNGWIAKFHALYEERFGHSFPEKRAQIVNLRLVARKPAGRIDLAPKPKGKAPSVEAGEIFFGGRVRQAQFLWRPELPAGFTCSGPAIVEDHFATTFIPPGWDLAVHEMGTLLLRKAHDAAE, encoded by the coding sequence ATGCGGGTTGGAATCGAAATCGGCGGCACGTTCACGGATCTGATTGCCGTCTCGGACAATGGTGAGATCGAGTCGGCCAAGGCGCTCAGCACGCCATCAAACCCTGCCCTGGGGGCTCTCGATGCCTTGCTGCGCTGGCGGCCCGACGCATCGGGCGTCAAGAGCCTCGTGCACGGCTCGACAGTGGCAACGAATGCGGTGATCGAGCGTAAGGGCGCACTGACTGCACTGCTGGTCACCGAAGGCCACCGCGACATTCTCGAAATCCAGCGGCACGAGAAGTCAGACATCTTCGACATGCACTACACATCGCCAGTACCGCTAGTACCGCGACAATGGTCCATTGAGGTGCGCGAAAGGCTCGATGCGGCGGGGCAGGTCGTAACGCCATTGGCTCTGGACGCGCGGCTGGAGACCGAGATTGAGCGGCTGGTGGAGCGCGACGGCATCTCGTCCATCGCCATTTGCCTGCTCCACAGCTATCTGAATGCCGATCACGAACTGGCACTGGAATCCTGGCTGAGGGACCGGTTCCCCGGCCTTCAGGTCAGCCTCTCGTCCGTCATCAATCCCGAATACCGCGAATATGAGCGCGCCAGCACCACCGTCATGAGCGCATATTTGCGGCCCGTGGTCGCTGGCTATATGGGCGATGTCCAGCGGCTGATGCGTGAGAACGGGCTCGAGGGCAACATTCAGATCATGCAGTCCTCAGGCGGCATTATTCCCATCGAGGCGGCCCGCGAGAAGGCTGTCAATGTGGTGCTGTCGGGGCCTGCCGCTGGGGTCGTGGGCGCCGTCTTCATGGGCGGTCTTGCGGGCGTCCGCGACTTCATCACCTTGGATATGGGGGGCACCAGCACGGATGTGTGCCTGGTGCGCGATCTCCAAGCGACCCTCTCCTATGACAACAAGGTGGATGGACTGCCGGTGCGGGCGCCCACATTTGATATTCAGGTGGTGGGTGCGGGCGGCGGATCGATCGCTGCCGTGGACCCTGCCGGTTATCTCCGCGTTGGGCCGCGAAGCGCTGGTGCCGATCCAGGTCCTTGCTGCTATGGCCGGGGCGGAACCGAACCGACCACTACCGATGCGACGGCATTGATGGGCATTCTTCGCCCCCACCGATTCTTCGGTGGCAATCTCGAGCTTCGGCTGGATCTCGCACGCGAGGCGGTGGAGACGCTCGCGCAAGCCCTAAGCCTGCCGACCCTCGACGTCGCAGAAGGAATTCGCCGGATCGCCAATGCGAACATGACAGAGACCATTCGCTTGATCTCGATCGAGCGCGGTCACAATCCCCGCGATTTTGCGATCCTCGCATTCGGCGGAGCGGGTGGGCTCCATGCCTGCGAGGTCGCGGAAGAACTGATGATCGATACCGTCGTTGTGCCCGAGCATCAGGGCGTGCTCTCCGCCCTCGGCCTGCTCGCCAGCGATTTCACACTGGATCTCGTGAAATCCCACCCGGTGGATGAAGATCGGATAGATCTCGATGTGCTGGCATCGACCTTCGCGTCATTGGAGGACGCCGCGCGGTCGGAATTCGGCCGTTATGGGCTCGACACAAGTGACATTCTGATCACTCCCAGTATCGATATCCGCTACCGCGGGCAAGCCTCGGAACTCAACGTTCCGATCGCGGATGGATTAATCAACACCGCCGCACCCAACGGCTGGATCGCGAAGTTCCACGCGCTTTACGAAGAGCGCTTCGGACACAGCTTTCCCGAGAAGCGGGCACAGATTGTTAATCTGCGGCTTGTGGCGCGCAAACCAGCCGGCCGCATCGATCTCGCGCCCAAGCCGAAGGGGAAAGCACCGTCGGTGGAAGCCGGCGAGATCTTCTTCGGAGGAAGGGTCCGGCAGGCGCAGTTCCTCTGGCGGCCGGAACTTCCGGCTGGTTTCACCTGTTCGGGCCCGGCGATCGTTGAGGATCACTTCGCCACGACATTCATTCCGCCCGGCTGGGATCTCGCCGTACATGAGATGGGAACATTGCTGCTGAGGAAAGCCCATGACGCAGCCGAATAG
- a CDS encoding hydantoinase B/oxoprolinase family protein codes for MTQPNSPMSVTSSSVTDLPLVMRSAFLEKCPKPAATWPLCMGLVSAEGNVLAQHEDLPIFASVLEGVARAAVARFGKSDWADGELYLSNDPYLGGLDLGTIVMLAPIFVQDRLAALAGGALRLDDIGAMRDDIFTFGREIMHQGVRLSGLRFPLEKGHVPEMLENYLAANIRNPELAIPALNALAAAVAGIRIDGVEAIAQRSRDTAHAAEAAARTLALAELGEARDPSGETLQLKFACIGNQIRVSADYTPIDREGRNASLAAVRAGILVALAEAVDIRPWALSECVNLEVPEKSRFNATYPAAVQGVAWAAFLSYQATVHALGRVATLDRRQFLGE; via the coding sequence ATGACGCAGCCGAATAGTCCGATGAGCGTGACCAGCTCATCTGTCACTGACCTTCCACTCGTTATGCGCTCCGCCTTTCTCGAGAAATGCCCGAAGCCTGCGGCAACCTGGCCGTTATGCATGGGACTGGTCTCAGCGGAAGGGAACGTGCTCGCGCAGCACGAGGATCTGCCGATATTCGCCAGTGTGCTGGAAGGTGTGGCACGCGCAGCTGTGGCGCGTTTCGGGAAAAGCGACTGGGCGGATGGCGAGCTTTATCTCAGCAACGATCCCTATTTGGGCGGGCTTGATCTTGGCACGATCGTGATGCTGGCGCCCATCTTCGTTCAAGATCGGCTGGCTGCCTTGGCCGGTGGTGCGCTCCGGCTGGACGACATTGGCGCGATGCGGGATGACATCTTCACCTTCGGCCGCGAGATCATGCATCAGGGCGTCCGGCTTTCCGGCCTGCGTTTCCCCCTGGAGAAGGGTCACGTGCCGGAAATGCTTGAAAATTATCTGGCTGCCAACATCCGCAACCCTGAGCTGGCTATTCCCGCGCTGAATGCCCTGGCCGCTGCCGTTGCGGGCATTCGCATCGACGGCGTTGAAGCCATCGCGCAACGGAGCCGCGATACGGCGCATGCAGCAGAGGCGGCGGCGAGGACACTGGCGCTGGCAGAATTGGGCGAGGCGCGTGATCCGTCCGGCGAGACGCTGCAACTCAAATTCGCCTGTATCGGCAACCAGATCCGCGTTAGTGCCGATTACACCCCCATAGATCGAGAAGGCCGCAACGCGTCCCTCGCGGCCGTCCGGGCTGGCATCCTTGTTGCGCTCGCCGAGGCCGTCGACATTCGTCCTTGGGCCTTGAGTGAGTGCGTCAACCTCGAGGTGCCTGAGAAATCCAGATTCAACGCAACCTATCCCGCCGCCGTGCAGGGCGTAGCGTGGGCCGCGTTCCTGTCCTATCAAGCGACCGTACACGCTTTGGGCCGTGTCGCGACACTCGATCGGCGCCAATTCCTCGGGGAGTGA
- a CDS encoding ABC transporter permease has translation MNEIITRRRRRPGQPSWGRALLYLYAGLVFAFLMVPLLIVFPISFSSASYLQFPPPGFSLRWYEAYFQDYSWLDSTYRSLKIAAATTVLATVLGTMMAFSLVRGRYPGRETINQLSMTPLLVPTIIYSVAIYGLFSQLRLIGDWRGIVLAHTVLAIPYVVIIVSASLKTVDPRLEQAAMGLGASRLKAVWRVTLPIIRPALVSAMFLAFVSSFDELVVAMFLGGANMTLPKKMFDNIMNEIDPTIAAVSVMQVLLVCVALGLSYRFGSGARPV, from the coding sequence GTGAACGAGATCATCACCCGGAGACGCCGGCGGCCCGGTCAACCCAGCTGGGGAAGAGCCCTCCTCTATCTCTATGCGGGCCTGGTGTTTGCCTTTCTGATGGTGCCGCTGCTGATCGTCTTCCCCATCTCGTTCAGCTCTGCGTCCTATCTCCAGTTTCCACCGCCCGGTTTCTCGCTGCGATGGTATGAGGCCTATTTCCAGGACTACTCCTGGCTCGATTCCACTTATCGGAGCCTCAAAATCGCCGCGGCCACAACGGTGCTCGCGACAGTGCTCGGCACGATGATGGCCTTCAGCCTGGTGCGCGGCCGCTACCCGGGCCGTGAGACCATCAATCAGCTGTCCATGACCCCGCTGCTGGTCCCGACGATCATCTATTCGGTGGCAATCTACGGCTTGTTCTCGCAATTGCGCCTTATCGGGGACTGGCGCGGCATCGTGCTGGCCCACACGGTGCTCGCCATCCCTTATGTGGTGATCATCGTCTCGGCCTCGCTGAAGACGGTCGATCCGCGTTTGGAGCAGGCGGCCATGGGTCTCGGCGCAAGCCGGCTAAAGGCAGTCTGGCGCGTCACACTGCCGATCATCAGGCCGGCGCTCGTGTCGGCAATGTTCCTCGCGTTCGTCTCTTCATTCGACGAACTCGTTGTCGCGATGTTCCTGGGCGGGGCCAACATGACGCTGCCAAAGAAGATGTTCGACAACATCATGAACGAAATCGACCCCACGATCGCGGCTGTCTCCGTAATGCAGGTGCTGCTGGTCTGTGTCGCCCTCGGGCTGTCCTACCGTTTCGGCTCTGGTGCAAGGCCGGTTTAG